The following are from one region of the Mycolicibacterium diernhoferi genome:
- a CDS encoding PLP-dependent aminotransferase family protein — translation MSIDAGTRALDVDLLARDLGNWRTSSSSGPAYLGLADAVRLLIIDGRIPVGSRLPSERALADALRVSRTTVTAAFTALREDGYLRARRGARSTAALPPRPDLPPATDTTTVNLAAAALSAPSAAVLDAFADAARDITPYLAEVGHELSGVRALRAAVAERYTARGLLTDPEQIMITTGAQHAIGLILAAFTQPGDRVLVEQPTYHGALSAISTAGARAVPVPLHDDGWELDDLHAAIRQLSPALAYLIPDSHNPTGFTMPAGQRNRLGHIISETRTRTIIDESIMDMWLDAPPPAPLAAAVPSRHDLVLTIGSMSKSFWGGLRIGWIRAEPAALATVAAIRRSVDLGTPILEQLTAARLLEIRDEVLPERRELLAARRAFLVELLARRLPEWRLGPGRGGMSLWVQLPAPMSTALSAAASRLGLDLPAGPRFGVDGTLERFIRVPYALPEPQLEAAVDLMARAWGSITGTTAAPDTRAVVV, via the coding sequence ATGTCTATCGACGCGGGGACCAGAGCCCTCGATGTGGACCTTCTGGCCCGCGATCTGGGCAACTGGCGCACATCCAGTTCGTCCGGACCCGCCTACCTCGGACTGGCCGACGCCGTCCGGCTGCTCATCATCGACGGCCGCATCCCGGTGGGCTCGCGGCTACCCAGTGAACGTGCGCTGGCCGATGCCCTGCGGGTGTCGCGCACCACGGTCACCGCGGCCTTCACCGCGCTCCGCGAGGACGGATACCTGCGCGCCCGGCGCGGCGCCCGCAGCACCGCCGCACTCCCGCCGCGGCCGGACCTGCCGCCCGCCACCGACACGACGACGGTGAACCTGGCCGCCGCCGCCCTGTCCGCGCCCAGCGCCGCAGTGCTCGACGCCTTCGCCGACGCCGCCCGCGACATCACCCCGTATCTGGCCGAGGTCGGCCACGAACTGTCCGGGGTGCGCGCGCTGCGCGCCGCGGTGGCCGAAAGGTACACCGCGCGAGGGCTTCTGACCGACCCCGAACAGATCATGATCACCACCGGGGCCCAGCATGCGATCGGCCTGATCCTGGCCGCGTTCACCCAGCCGGGTGACCGGGTGCTCGTCGAGCAGCCCACTTATCACGGAGCCCTGTCGGCGATCTCGACCGCCGGGGCCCGCGCCGTGCCGGTACCGCTGCACGACGACGGCTGGGAACTCGACGACCTGCACGCCGCGATCCGCCAGCTCTCCCCCGCCCTGGCCTACCTGATCCCCGACAGTCACAACCCGACCGGGTTCACCATGCCCGCCGGTCAACGAAACCGGCTGGGCCACATCATCTCCGAGACGCGGACCCGAACCATCATCGACGAGTCGATCATGGACATGTGGCTGGACGCGCCGCCACCGGCACCGCTGGCCGCCGCGGTACCGTCCCGCCACGACTTGGTGCTCACCATCGGGTCGATGTCCAAATCGTTCTGGGGCGGGCTGCGCATCGGCTGGATCCGCGCCGAACCCGCGGCGCTGGCCACCGTCGCGGCCATCCGCCGCTCGGTGGATCTCGGCACCCCGATCCTCGAACAACTGACCGCCGCAAGGCTTCTGGAGATTCGCGACGAGGTGTTGCCGGAGCGCCGCGAACTGCTGGCCGCCCGGCGCGCATTCCTGGTGGAGCTGCTGGCCCGTCGGTTGCCGGAGTGGCGGCTGGGCCCGGGGCGTGGCGGGATGTCGCTGTGGGTGCAACTGCCGGCGCCGATGAGCACTGCCCTGTCGGCGGCGGCGTCGCGGCTGGGACTGGATCTGCCCGCCGGGCCGCGGTTCGGTGTCGACGGCACCCTGGAGCGGTTCATCCGGGTGCCCTACGCGCTGCCCGAGCCGCAGCTGGAGGCGGCGGTGGACCTGATGGCCCGCGCGTGGGGGTCGATCACCGGGACGACCGCGGCCCCGGACACCCGGGCCGTCGTCGTCTAG
- a CDS encoding YczE/YyaS/YitT family protein yields the protein MAMMVQASLGLDPWDVFHQGLSRHTGMTIGTASALVGLAVLLAWIPLRNRPGIGTIANVIVIAVTVDIGVAVLPAPDDMAVRVPMMLGAVLLNAVSTVLYIGAGLGPGPRDGLMTGLVARTGRSVRLIRTLIEATVLTAGWLLGGTVGVGTVIYAFGIGPLVQLILRYMPRRLLFHDFGAAGRAGRDRAPDRADTTMSGCPRLSQETIT from the coding sequence ATGGCGATGATGGTGCAGGCCAGTTTGGGACTGGACCCCTGGGATGTGTTCCATCAGGGCCTGAGCCGGCACACCGGGATGACCATCGGCACCGCCTCGGCACTGGTGGGCCTGGCGGTGCTGCTGGCCTGGATCCCGCTGCGCAACCGGCCCGGCATCGGGACCATCGCCAACGTCATCGTCATCGCGGTCACCGTGGACATCGGCGTGGCGGTGCTGCCCGCCCCCGACGACATGGCGGTGCGGGTGCCGATGATGCTGGGTGCGGTCCTGCTCAACGCCGTCAGCACGGTGCTCTACATCGGCGCGGGCCTCGGCCCCGGGCCGCGCGACGGTCTGATGACCGGCCTGGTCGCGCGCACCGGCCGGTCGGTGCGGCTGATCCGCACCCTGATCGAGGCGACCGTGCTGACCGCCGGCTGGCTGCTCGGCGGCACCGTCGGCGTCGGCACCGTCATCTACGCCTTCGGCATCGGGCCGCTGGTGCAACTGATCCTTCGGTACATGCCGCGCCGGCTGCTGTTCCACGACTTCGGCGCGGCCGGGCGAGCGGGGCGAGACCGGGCGCCGGATCGCGCCGACACTACGATGAGCGGGTGCCCCCGACTGTCGCAGGAGACGATCACCTAG
- a CDS encoding ABC transporter ATP-binding protein produces MPPTVAGDDHLDGPVADPDLLIDFAEVTLRRDGKTLVGPIDWAVELDERWVVIGPNGAGKTSLLRIAAAIDHPSSGTAFVLGEQLGRTDMSELRSRVGLSSSALSQRIPDDEIVRDLVVSAGYAVLGRWREQYDDVDYEQAIDMLESLGAEHLAERAYGTLSEGERKRVLIARSLMTDPELLLLDEPAAGLDLGGREELVARLADLAADPDAPAIVLVTHHVEEIPPGFSHCLLLSEGSVVGAGLLADVLTSENLSTAFGQAITLDYLDGRYFARRTRTRAAHRRRA; encoded by the coding sequence GTGCCCCCGACTGTCGCAGGAGACGATCACCTAGACGGCCCCGTTGCAGACCCGGACCTGCTGATCGATTTCGCCGAGGTCACCCTGCGCCGGGACGGCAAGACCCTCGTCGGGCCCATCGACTGGGCCGTCGAACTCGACGAGCGCTGGGTGGTGATCGGCCCGAACGGTGCCGGTAAGACCTCCCTGCTGCGGATCGCGGCCGCCATCGACCACCCGTCCTCGGGAACCGCGTTCGTGCTCGGCGAGCAACTCGGCCGCACCGACATGTCCGAGCTGCGGTCCCGGGTGGGGTTGAGCAGTTCGGCACTGAGCCAACGGATCCCCGACGACGAGATCGTGCGCGACCTGGTGGTGTCGGCCGGGTACGCGGTGCTGGGCCGGTGGCGGGAGCAGTACGACGACGTCGACTACGAGCAGGCCATCGACATGCTGGAGAGCCTCGGCGCCGAGCATCTGGCCGAACGCGCCTACGGCACGCTGTCCGAGGGGGAGCGCAAGCGGGTGTTGATCGCCCGCTCGCTGATGACCGATCCGGAGCTGTTGCTGCTCGACGAACCCGCCGCCGGCCTGGACCTCGGTGGCCGGGAGGAACTGGTGGCCCGGCTGGCCGATCTGGCCGCCGACCCGGACGCACCGGCCATCGTCCTGGTCACTCATCACGTCGAGGAGATCCCGCCCGGGTTCAGCCACTGCCTGCTGCTCTCGGAGGGCAGCGTGGTCGGCGCCGGCCTGCTCGCCGACGTGCTGACCTCGGAGAATCTGTCGACCGCCTTCGGGCAGGCGATCACCTTGGACTACCTCGACGGGCGCTACTTCGCCCGTCGCACCCGCACCCGCGCAGCGCACAGGAGGCGAGCATGA
- a CDS encoding NUDIX hydrolase produces MTDPLVPRPASTVMLLRDAGTPESLEIFLMRRHSAMDFVAGVMVFPGGGVDERDRGTNIAWYGPEPAWWAERLNVDVDLAEALVCAAARETFEESGVLFAGAADDSDILVDDASVYREQRAALANNSLSFADFLRDEKLVLRADLLRPWANWVTPKEERTRRYDTYFFVGAIPQGQRADGENTESDRAFWCTPQAALDEFADGKSFLLPPTWSQLDSVNGRTVAEVLATERRIVAMEPSLSADKATGDWEIEFFDGERYNAARNRRGPQGYTDGGVKRA; encoded by the coding sequence ATGACCGACCCGTTGGTGCCCCGGCCCGCCTCGACGGTGATGCTGCTCCGCGATGCGGGCACCCCGGAGTCCCTGGAGATCTTCCTGATGCGCCGGCATTCGGCGATGGACTTCGTCGCCGGGGTGATGGTGTTCCCCGGCGGCGGCGTCGACGAGCGCGATCGCGGTACCAACATCGCCTGGTACGGACCCGAGCCGGCCTGGTGGGCCGAGCGGCTCAACGTCGACGTCGACCTCGCCGAGGCCCTGGTGTGTGCCGCCGCGCGGGAGACCTTCGAGGAGTCCGGGGTGCTGTTCGCCGGGGCGGCCGACGACTCGGACATCCTCGTCGACGACGCCTCCGTCTACCGCGAGCAGCGGGCGGCGCTGGCCAACAATTCGCTGTCCTTCGCGGACTTCCTGCGTGACGAGAAGCTGGTGCTGCGCGCCGACCTGCTGCGGCCCTGGGCGAACTGGGTGACCCCGAAGGAGGAGCGCACCCGTCGTTACGACACCTACTTCTTCGTCGGCGCCATCCCGCAGGGCCAGCGCGCCGACGGGGAGAACACCGAGAGCGACCGCGCGTTCTGGTGCACCCCGCAGGCCGCCCTCGACGAATTCGCCGACGGGAAGTCCTTCCTGCTCCCGCCGACCTGGTCGCAGCTCGATTCGGTCAACGGGCGGACTGTGGCCGAGGTGCTCGCCACCGAGCGCAGGATCGTGGCGATGGAACCCAGCCTGTCGGCGGACAAGGCGACCGGCGACTGGGAGATCGAGTTCTTCGACGGCGAGCGCTACAACGCGGCCCGCAACCGGCGTGGCCCGCAGGGTTACACCGACGGCGGAGTGAAGCGGGCATGA
- a CDS encoding enoyl-CoA hydratase, whose product MSEFVSTVVADGVATLVLSRPPTNALTRQMYREIAAAAGELGARPEVGTVIVFGGHEVFSAGDDVAELRRLGAADAESVTAACRAALDAVAAIPKPTVAAVTGYALGSGLALALAADWRIAGDNVKVGVTEALAGLLPAAGTERLVGVVGAGRAKELVFSGRFVGAEEALALGLVDELVAPDGVYDAALGWARRHAEAPAHVLAGAKAMIDSPGEAVRRYVEVFGTFTGS is encoded by the coding sequence ATGAGCGAGTTCGTCTCCACCGTCGTGGCCGACGGCGTGGCCACCCTGGTGCTGTCCCGGCCGCCCACCAACGCGCTCACCCGGCAGATGTACCGGGAGATCGCCGCGGCGGCCGGTGAACTCGGTGCCCGCCCCGAGGTCGGCACGGTCATCGTGTTCGGTGGGCACGAGGTGTTCAGTGCCGGAGACGACGTCGCCGAACTGCGGCGCCTCGGCGCGGCCGACGCCGAGAGCGTGACCGCGGCCTGCCGTGCCGCCCTCGACGCGGTGGCCGCCATCCCGAAGCCCACGGTCGCCGCGGTCACCGGTTACGCGCTGGGGTCGGGACTGGCCCTGGCGCTGGCCGCCGACTGGCGGATCGCCGGGGACAACGTGAAGGTCGGGGTCACCGAGGCGCTCGCCGGGCTGCTGCCGGCGGCGGGCACCGAGCGGCTGGTCGGGGTGGTCGGGGCCGGCCGGGCCAAGGAGCTGGTGTTCAGCGGCCGGTTCGTGGGCGCCGAGGAGGCCCTGGCCCTGGGCTTGGTCGACGAACTGGTCGCCCCCGACGGTGTCTACGACGCCGCGCTGGGCTGGGCCCGCAGGCATGCCGAGGCGCCGGCACACGTGCTGGCCGGGGCCAAGGCGATGATCGACAGCCCTGGTGAAGCGGTGCGGCGCTACGTCGAGGTCTTCGGGACGTTCACCGGCAGTTAG
- a CDS encoding class I SAM-dependent methyltransferase, with the protein MTSTDQTPHVDADAELKPNPHATAEQVEAALKDTKLAQILYHDWEAETYDDKWSISYDQRCIDYARGRFDAIVPEEVQRELPYDRALELGCGTGFFLLNLIQAGVARRGSVTDLSPGMVKVATRNGQGLGLDIDGKVADAEGIPYEDNTFDLVVGHAVLHHIPDVEKSLREVVRILKPGGRFVFAGEPTSAGNVYARNLSTLTWHLSTSITKLPGLESWRRPQSELDESSRAAALEAVVDLHTFDPEDLERMATNAGAVEVATASEEFTAAMLGWPIRTFEASVPPGRLGWGWAKFAFNSWTTLSWVDANVWRRVVPKGWFYNVMVTGVKPS; encoded by the coding sequence ATGACGAGCACCGACCAGACGCCTCACGTCGACGCTGACGCCGAACTGAAGCCCAACCCGCACGCCACCGCGGAGCAGGTCGAGGCGGCGCTGAAGGACACCAAGCTGGCCCAGATCCTGTACCACGACTGGGAAGCCGAGACCTACGACGACAAGTGGTCGATCTCGTATGACCAGCGCTGCATCGACTACGCGCGCGGCCGCTTCGACGCCATCGTCCCCGAGGAGGTGCAGCGCGAGCTGCCCTATGACCGGGCCCTGGAGCTGGGCTGTGGCACCGGCTTCTTCCTGCTCAACCTGATCCAGGCCGGCGTGGCCCGCCGGGGCTCGGTGACCGACCTGTCCCCGGGCATGGTCAAGGTCGCCACCCGCAACGGGCAGGGCCTGGGCCTGGACATCGACGGCAAGGTCGCCGACGCGGAGGGCATCCCCTACGAGGACAACACCTTCGACCTGGTGGTCGGGCACGCGGTGCTGCACCACATTCCCGACGTGGAGAAGTCGCTGCGCGAGGTGGTGCGCATCCTCAAACCGGGCGGCCGGTTCGTGTTCGCCGGTGAGCCCACCAGCGCCGGCAACGTCTACGCCCGCAACCTGTCCACGCTGACCTGGCACCTGTCCACCAGCATCACCAAGCTCCCCGGCCTGGAGAGCTGGCGTCGCCCGCAGTCCGAACTCGACGAGTCCTCGCGTGCGGCCGCCCTGGAGGCCGTGGTGGACCTGCACACCTTCGATCCCGAGGATCTGGAGCGGATGGCCACCAACGCCGGCGCGGTCGAGGTGGCCACGGCCAGCGAGGAATTCACCGCCGCCATGCTCGGCTGGCCGATCCGCACCTTCGAGGCCTCGGTGCCTCCGGGCCGGTTGGGTTGGGGCTGGGCCAAGTTCGCGTTCAACAGCTGGACGACGCTGAGCTGGGTGGATGCCAACGTGTGGCGCCGGGTGGTGCCGAAGGGCTGGTTCTACAACGTGATGGTCACCGGGGTCAAGCCGTCCTGA
- a CDS encoding esterase: protein MRVPSLAAPVLAVSVLAGALASAAPAFAAPLKCEDVGATVGVGATCQIQQIDPAYMLNINFPSDYPDQKAVFDYVKQTRDGFLNVAKSPDFRGMPYELDTTSAKYSSAVPPRGTQSVVFTTYQNVGGAHPQTFYKSFNWDQAYRKPITFETLFRDGTDPLPVILPVVQAELAKQSGMPDPVLPEAGLDPANYQNFAITDDAVIFFFGQGELLPESAGAVQVSVPRATIAPLLA, encoded by the coding sequence ATGCGCGTACCCTCGCTGGCCGCCCCGGTGCTGGCCGTTTCGGTGTTGGCCGGAGCACTCGCGTCGGCGGCCCCGGCGTTCGCCGCCCCGCTCAAATGCGAGGACGTCGGCGCGACCGTCGGCGTCGGCGCCACCTGCCAGATCCAGCAGATCGACCCGGCCTACATGCTCAACATCAACTTCCCGTCCGACTACCCGGACCAGAAGGCGGTGTTCGACTACGTCAAGCAGACCCGGGACGGCTTCCTGAATGTGGCCAAGAGTCCCGACTTCCGGGGCATGCCGTACGAGTTGGACACCACCTCGGCGAAGTACTCCTCCGCGGTGCCGCCGCGCGGCACCCAGTCGGTGGTGTTCACCACCTACCAGAACGTCGGCGGCGCGCACCCCCAGACGTTCTACAAGTCGTTCAACTGGGATCAGGCCTACCGCAAGCCGATCACCTTCGAGACCCTGTTCCGGGACGGCACCGACCCGCTGCCGGTGATCCTGCCGGTGGTGCAGGCCGAGTTGGCGAAGCAGTCCGGGATGCCCGATCCGGTGCTGCCCGAGGCCGGCCTGGATCCGGCCAACTACCAGAACTTCGCGATCACCGACGACGCGGTGATCTTCTTCTTCGGACAGGGCGAACTACTGCCCGAGTCCGCCGGCGCCGTTCAGGTGTCGGTGCCGCGGGCCACGATCGCCCCGCTACTGGCCTGA
- a CDS encoding PQQ-binding-like beta-propeller repeat protein → MPARGGTVRRLAAVLGIAALTVSSCANTDSWVQAHPATGWAAQYADAANTSYNPVDGAQALAPDWERSVKGELGAQVALGSGSYLAVNAQTANGCSLMVWETDSNARQRWCTRLWQGGPRSSALFDGFDNLYVGQPGAIMSYPPTQWIRWRQPVIGMPTTPRLLAPGQLLVLTHLGQVLVFDAHRGTVVGTSLDLVSGVDPTDSERGLDDCAVGGKDCPVSAAPAFAAESGMLVLGLWEPGAPAPVLTGLQYRPGQTPILKRVWTSDAVGGGPIASPVLSADGATVYVNGRDGRLWALNTADGTAKWSIELGYQPQTPPSVSPDGVIVAGGGPGARLTGLTDNGDDAEIAWTRADVEPLSTSSRAGENAGYTVVRDGEQGQALLVFDPAEGGTVNRYPLPDATGWPVGVSIGHDGRVVTATSDGQVYGFVPD, encoded by the coding sequence ATGCCTGCTCGAGGAGGAACTGTGCGCCGGCTTGCTGCCGTGCTGGGAATCGCGGCGCTGACCGTCAGCTCCTGCGCAAACACCGATTCGTGGGTCCAGGCCCACCCCGCGACCGGCTGGGCGGCGCAGTACGCCGACGCCGCCAACACCAGCTACAACCCGGTGGACGGCGCGCAGGCGCTCGCCCCGGACTGGGAGCGCTCGGTCAAGGGCGAACTGGGTGCGCAGGTGGCGCTGGGCTCCGGCAGTTACCTCGCGGTCAACGCGCAGACCGCGAACGGCTGCTCGCTGATGGTCTGGGAGACCGACAGCAACGCCCGCCAGCGGTGGTGCACCCGGCTGTGGCAGGGCGGCCCGCGCTCCAGTGCCCTCTTCGATGGCTTCGACAACCTCTACGTCGGTCAACCCGGCGCCATCATGTCCTACCCGCCGACCCAGTGGATCCGGTGGCGTCAGCCGGTGATCGGGATGCCCACCACCCCACGGCTGCTGGCTCCCGGACAGTTGCTCGTGCTCACCCACCTGGGTCAGGTGCTGGTGTTCGACGCGCACCGCGGGACCGTGGTCGGCACCTCGCTGGACCTGGTGTCCGGCGTCGACCCCACCGATTCCGAACGCGGCCTCGACGACTGCGCCGTGGGCGGCAAGGACTGCCCCGTCTCGGCCGCACCGGCCTTCGCCGCCGAGTCCGGGATGCTGGTGCTCGGGTTGTGGGAACCGGGCGCGCCCGCCCCGGTTCTCACCGGGCTGCAGTACCGACCCGGCCAGACCCCGATCCTGAAACGGGTGTGGACCAGCGACGCGGTCGGCGGGGGCCCCATCGCCAGCCCGGTGCTGTCCGCCGACGGCGCCACCGTCTACGTCAACGGGCGCGACGGCCGGCTGTGGGCGCTCAACACCGCCGACGGCACCGCCAAGTGGTCGATCGAGCTGGGCTACCAGCCGCAAACCCCGCCATCGGTGTCACCGGACGGCGTGATCGTGGCCGGCGGCGGTCCGGGCGCCCGGCTGACCGGGCTCACCGACAACGGCGATGACGCCGAGATCGCATGGACGCGTGCTGATGTCGAGCCGTTGTCGACGTCCAGCCGGGCCGGGGAGAACGCCGGCTACACCGTGGTCCGCGACGGGGAGCAGGGACAGGCCCTGCTGGTGTTCGACCCCGCCGAGGGCGGCACCGTCAACCGCTACCCCCTACCCGATGCGACCGGTTGGCCGGTCGGGGTGTCCATCGGCCACGACGGCCGCGTGGTCACCGCGACCAGCGACGGCCAGGTCTACGGCTTCGTGCCGGACTGA
- a CDS encoding acyltransferase, whose protein sequence is MTTMWGAPLHKRWRGSRLSDPRQAQFLTRDSLRWVLANKAYTPWYLVRYWRLLKFKLRNPHIITRGMVFLGKGVEIEATPELSTMEIGRWVHIGDKNTIRCHEGSLRIGDKVVLGRDNVINTYLDIELGDSVLMADWCYVCDFDHKMDSLELPIKDQGIIKSPVRIGPDTWVAAKVTVLRGTSVGRGCVLGAHAVVKGEIPDYSIAVGSPAKVVKNRKVAWDASAAARAELAANLADIERKKAARSGR, encoded by the coding sequence ATGACGACGATGTGGGGCGCGCCGCTGCACAAGAGGTGGCGTGGTTCGCGATTGAGCGATCCGCGCCAGGCGCAATTCCTGACCCGCGATTCGCTGCGCTGGGTGCTGGCGAACAAGGCATACACACCGTGGTACCTGGTGCGCTACTGGCGGCTGCTGAAGTTCAAGCTGCGTAACCCGCACATCATCACCCGCGGCATGGTGTTCCTGGGCAAGGGCGTGGAGATCGAGGCCACCCCGGAGCTGTCCACCATGGAGATCGGCCGGTGGGTGCACATCGGGGACAAGAACACCATCCGCTGCCACGAGGGTTCGCTGCGCATCGGGGACAAGGTGGTGCTGGGTCGCGACAATGTGATCAACACCTATCTGGACATCGAGCTCGGCGACTCGGTGCTGATGGCCGATTGGTGCTACGTCTGCGATTTCGATCACAAGATGGACAGCCTGGAGCTGCCGATCAAGGATCAGGGCATCATCAAGAGCCCGGTGCGGATCGGCCCGGACACCTGGGTCGCGGCGAAGGTGACCGTGCTGCGCGGCACCTCGGTCGGCCGCGGCTGCGTGCTGGGGGCGCACGCGGTGGTCAAGGGCGAGATCCCGGACTACTCCATCGCGGTCGGCTCCCCGGCCAAGGTGGTCAAGAACCGCAAGGTCGCCTGGGATGCGTCGGCCGCCGCGCGGGCCGAGCTGGCCGCCAACCTCGCCGACATCGAACGCAAGAAGGCCGCCCGCTCGGGTCGCTGA
- a CDS encoding glycosyltransferase family 4 protein has translation MKILMVSWEYPPVIIGGLGRHVHHLATELVLAGHEVVVLSRRPTGTDPCTHPTTDEVTEGVRVIAAAQDPHEFTFGTDMMAWTLAMGHSMVRCGLTLRDWQPDLVHAHDWLVAHPAIALAEYFDVPLVSTIHATEAGRHSGWLSGQVSRQVHALESWLVHESDSLITCSASMREEIDALFGPGLAETTVIPNGIDTEGWPFAPRRPHTGPAELLYFGRLEYEKGVHDAIAALPRIRKTHPGTTLTIAGDGTQLDFLVEQARKHKVLKATRFVGRTDHSGLVELLHRADAAVLPSHYEPFGIVALEAAATGTPLVTSTAGGLGEAVIDGITGVSCAPRSVAGLADAVRRVLDDPAAAQRRAVAARERLTSDFAWPTVADNTSQVYLAAKRAERQPQPRRLIEERPLPDYG, from the coding sequence GTGAAGATCCTCATGGTGTCCTGGGAGTACCCGCCGGTGATCATCGGCGGCCTCGGCCGGCACGTGCATCATCTGGCCACCGAGCTGGTGCTCGCCGGGCACGAGGTCGTCGTGCTGTCCCGGCGCCCCACCGGCACCGACCCCTGCACCCACCCGACCACCGACGAGGTGACCGAGGGCGTGCGGGTGATCGCCGCCGCGCAGGACCCGCACGAGTTCACCTTCGGCACCGACATGATGGCGTGGACACTGGCCATGGGCCACTCGATGGTGCGGTGCGGCTTGACGCTGCGCGATTGGCAGCCCGATCTGGTGCACGCCCATGATTGGCTGGTCGCGCACCCGGCCATCGCCTTGGCCGAATACTTCGATGTGCCACTGGTTTCCACCATCCACGCCACCGAGGCGGGACGGCATTCCGGCTGGCTGTCCGGACAGGTGAGCCGTCAGGTGCATGCTCTGGAATCCTGGCTGGTGCACGAATCCGACTCGCTGATCACCTGTTCGGCCTCCATGCGTGAGGAGATCGACGCGCTGTTCGGCCCCGGGCTGGCCGAGACCACCGTCATCCCCAACGGGATCGACACCGAGGGATGGCCTTTCGCGCCCCGGCGCCCGCACACCGGGCCGGCCGAGCTGCTGTACTTCGGCCGGCTGGAGTACGAGAAGGGCGTGCACGACGCGATCGCCGCGCTCCCCCGGATCCGCAAGACCCACCCGGGCACCACACTGACCATCGCCGGTGACGGCACCCAGCTGGATTTCCTGGTCGAGCAGGCCCGCAAGCACAAGGTGCTCAAGGCCACCAGATTCGTTGGCCGTACCGACCATTCGGGTCTGGTCGAGCTGCTGCACCGGGCCGACGCCGCGGTGCTGCCCTCGCACTACGAGCCGTTCGGCATCGTCGCCCTGGAGGCCGCGGCCACCGGCACCCCGCTGGTGACCTCGACCGCCGGCGGACTCGGTGAGGCCGTGATCGACGGCATCACCGGTGTGTCGTGTGCGCCGCGCAGTGTGGCGGGTCTGGCCGACGCCGTACGGCGCGTCCTGGACGACCCGGCCGCCGCGCAGCGCCGTGCCGTCGCCGCGCGGGAACGACTCACCTCCGACTTCGCCTGGCCGACGGTGGCCGACAACACCAGTCAGGTGTACCTGGCCGCCAAGCGGGCCGAACGCCAACCGCAGCCGCGCCGGTTGATCGAGGAGCGCCCGCTCCCCGATTACGGCTGA